The sequence atatgtgtgtggtgtgtgtgtgtgtgtgtatatatgtatgtatgtttgtgtgtgtttgtgtgtgtggtgtgtgtttgtttgtgtgtgtgtgtgtgtgtgtgtgtgtgtgtgtgtgtgtgtgtgtgtgtgtgtgtgtgtgtgtgtatatatatatatatgtatatattatatatacatatatatcacattatttacattttcatatttatatatttatatgtgtatatacacacatatatatatatatatatatatatatatatatatatatatatatatatatattatatatatatatatacatatatatacatatatttataggtatgtatttatatatgtgtgtgtgtgtgtgtgtgtgtgtgtgtgtatgtgtgtgtatatatatatatatatatatatatattatatatatatatatatatatatatatatatatatatatatatatatatatatatatatatgtatatatatatatgtgtgtgtgtgtgtgtgtgtgtgtgtgtgtgtgtgtgtgtggtgtgtgtggtgtgtgtgtgtgtgtgtgtgtgtgtgtgttatatatatatatatatatatatatatatatatatatatattatgtatgtatatatatatatatatatatatctatatattatatatatatatatgtgtgtgtgtggtgtgtgtgtgtgtgtgtgtgtgtgtgtgtgtgtgtgtgattatatatatatattatatatatatatatatatatatatatatatatataattttaacatggATCGTTTGCATACTTCTTCTCTAACTTACAGAAACTGAAGAATCTCCCAAAGGTTTTGTCATTTATTATGGCCAAGAACCCAGCATGCGCAAATCGCAACAGGAATCCTGACATTCTGCCTGGTAAGTGTGGTGAGGATAGTGTACAAAGCAAGCATTAGGAATATAATTAGCGTGTGATTCTAGTCTTGTCCACAGATCACTCTTCGTTAGGTTCGTACATGCATATaggaatatgcgtgtgtgtgtgtgtgtgtgtgtgtgtgtgtgtgtgtgtgtgtgtggtgcgtgtgtgtgtgtgtgtgtgtgtgtgtgtgtgtgtgtgtgtgtgtgtgtgtatgtgtgtgtgtgtgtgtctgatcacgaataaataatatattctttaattCACTAATGTATAGTCAccttctatatatagataaatggacagataggcagatagatagacagacagatagatagaaaggatgtAAATACACAAaggtacacaatatatatagcatacacaaaatatagcaaggcaaatgaatataaatatgtcatACAGTTACAACCTTTACGCTAGTGACGCTACTTACTGGAGTAGGCACGCAttctgtttaattatatatatatatatatattatatatatatatatatatatatatatatatatatatatatatatatataaatatatgatataggccgcggtggccgagtgattagagcatcggacataagactggcacgacggcaatctgagttcgagggttcgaatcaccgaccggcgcgttgttcccttgggcaaggaacttcacctcgattgcctgcctagccgctgggtgggcaagccagcccaagtcagtgccggtcccagaaccgggtaaatagagttggtgactcgataaaaacaccgggcggaaggcaacggcaaaccaccgcttttaaattgccaagaaaatcatggaaaatccatgaccgccaacgtccttttaggacagggcacttgaaaaaaaaaaaaaaaaaaaaaaaaaaaaaaaaaaaaaaaaaaaaaaaaaaaaaaaaaaaatatatatatatatatataaaatatatattatatatatatataatatatatatgcatgtatgtagtattaggtgtgtgtgtgtgtgtgtgtgtgtgtgtgtgtgtgtgtgtgtgtgtgtgtgtgtgtgtctgtgtgtaagagAACTAGGACAGACCTTTCTTCTTCAGAGGTCAGAAATACAGCCTAaccattaacatatacatatatatatacatatatatatatatatatatatatatatatatataataatatatatatattatatatatatatatatatgtatatatatatatacacttttatctatcatcttttttatgtttCAGCTGACAACAGAATGGTGTTCGTGCAGAGTTTGGGAGGCGGTTTAGAGAACCAGTATATAAATGCAGTGAAGCTCAACGCTTTAGACCGCAAGGCGAGTGGATTCGAAGAttcgtttttcctttcattgTAAATATTAAACGCGCGAGACTTGAACAAATCCTGAGCACGTccaatatgaacacacacatgtatgtgtgaatatgtatatatgtatatatataatatatatatatatatatatatatattttatatatatatatatatattatatattacatatatatatgtatgtatgtatgtatatattagatatatatacatatatattatatatatatatatatatatatatatatatatatatatatataaatccgtgtgtgtgtgtgtgtgtgagtgtctgtgtgtgtgtgtgtgtgtgtgtgtgtgtgtgtgtgtgtgtgtgtgtgtgtgcctgtgtgtctgtgtgtgtgtgtgtgcctgtgtgtgtgtgtgtgtgtgtgcctgtgtgtgtgtgtgtgtgtgtgtgtgtgtgtgtgtgtgtgtgtgtgtgcctgagtgtgtgtgtgtgtgtgtgtgcctgtgtgtctgtgtgtgtgcttgtgttgtacaactaatatattttctctctcacatctttattttcccttatatatttgACTTCGCTTCTAGTTATGATTTTCAATAGGATATTACCATTTCAAAGGAgacaatatggaaaaaaatcacataaccAGACACCCAAACACGCAACATATCTTCCAGGACGCATATATTGCAGCAGAGCACCCCCAGCTCCACACCATGCAATCTATGTGGGCGCTTGTGTACGAAAGAAGAATTCCTGTATGGGTCCTTTTGCAATCCTTCCCTGAGAATGACCAGGTATGTGGCCTCACCTGTATGCATATGTTATTCTATTTCTACTATCATGCTGCAAGAAGCGGTGAATTGAAGTTACTGAAAAGGTTAGTGCTAGGACCACACAATAGAGAGAGTTCCATCCAAATTCTTTcgcttttgtttattgttgtgatGTGAATGCAAAGGTGTCGTTGGAACGtgaatagaaaataagaataaaaaaaactcgaGAAATACTTTTCTTAATATACTGGTTACTCTTTTATCGCCATTAATGGACAGTACAACCCTGTAAAGATGTAAATACTTGCCCAGAGACTACTATTGATAGGAATGAATATACAACACACGCGCTCACGAGGgggtgttttaatgtgtgtgtgtgcgtgtgtgtgtgtgtgtgtgtgtgtgtgtgtgtgtgtgtgcatatgtgtgtgtgtgtgtgtgtgtgtgtgtgtgtgtgtgtgtgtgtgtgtgtgtgtgtgtgtgtgtgtgtgtggtgtgtgtgtgtgtgtgtgtgtttatatatatatatatatatatatatatatatatatatatatatatatatggggtgtgtgtgtgtgtgtgtgtgtgtgtgtgtgtgtgtgtgtgtgtgtgtgtgtgtgtgtgtgtgtgtgtgtgtatgtgtgtgtgtgtgtacacgtgtgtgtgtgtgtgtgtgtgtgtgtgtgtgtgtgtgcacatcacaAGGGTATTTTCTCATGGAGATGAAGATGCCCTCGAAACCCACCCATCCGACTCGATAAGCAACCCTCCTGCATGACTCTTTTCTCCCACAGGAATACCCGTCGGTCATCCCAGCCGTGGAGAGGCAACTGGTGGGGCCGTTCGAGCTGACTCTCACAGGCCTTCAGTCCTATCACAATTTTGTAGAATATTACGTAGAAATTGCCGTTCAGGGATCAGTAAGTTAGAAATGACCGCCAGATAAAGCCGTAGATGCATGTTTATATGGTTTAATCAAAGTTGattatgcagacacacacacacaaccacacacacacacacacacacaaacacacacacacacacacacacatacacacacacacacacacacacaaacaaacacaaacacaaacacacacacacacaaatacatatactcaCAGTAAAACCTCCTCCACCAGCATATGGCATCATCCCACATGGTCGTTCTGGTCGTGATGAACGGCTGGCCACACGACCAGGATCTCCCGTCCTCAGTGGAACCTCTCCTGGCAGTGTTAGAGCGAGCGGAATCCCTCAACGACCCCATGACCAGCGCTCTTGTGACGTGCAGGTACTGTCTCGGTGTGCTCTGCTTGGActctggagggagagagagatatgacttTTTTCATTATGTCTCCGTTTGGCAAGGATAGATATTTCCATGGATTTTtttctgagggagagagagagagagagagagagagagagagagagggggggggagggagggagggagagagagagagagagagagagagagaattgcatgaatgcatgtatattgatacataatcggattttatttatatgacaattctgaaaaaaaatagtttgagtctatttgattattttcatcatcataattcagagagagaaatttcagaattttagaaaaaatatgaatacattactttcattattccgATACAATCAAACGTCTAGAGGGAacgtatattatctattataatagtgataatagtaaactgtagccgctggtatatcacatacttcatatcagcagttggtatatcacatattttgccTGCATGGTTCAAATCCATCttcaaattcatcttctgtggTACTCGCCGAgtaggcctcggcgagtaccactggctcaacacatggtctgtatcagccgtaagagctgacctgtccaaaaatgtttgtgcgagggtTAGTGCATAGGAGgcgatggcggctcttcatatgatcgatattgggagataatgagatcgcgacctaactaatatataatatatgaagtagaatgttacttgacgctgttgtctgtgtttgtttaaagtgtgagggagtgagagaaacctccgtgccgtcaagacgcccataacattctggaatcagacaGTTAActtgatattctgactgttcccgcaatgcgtttgaccgctactgaataaaccttaagcgagtgctacgcagtggtatcagtcaccccacacccattggcaATCAtgggcgttcttcggcggccacaggaACATTACATTACGTTGATTATTTTGACACAATCATAGCTTCAAAATCTTTCGATAGTTAATCGTTCTATTTTCAGTTTCACTTTTTAATATCAATCCTTTTGACAGAGACGGCGTGACAGCAACGGGGGTCATGATGGCTCTCTTTGTCTTAATAGAGAGAATTAAACTCTTTCAAGAAGTTGATGTTTATCGATCTGTTCAGGAAGTCATCTATGCTCGGCCACAGTTCATTACCAGTGTTgtaagttttttcttcttcttcttttcttgtcacGTTTTCCAGCTGTGGCTTACGTAGCATTTAACCAAcgctatttttttcctatttgtcatctctccccttttcagcTGTGACTTTCTTGACATTTCATTGATGCTGAACATTTTTTATCTggtctgtttatttacttttacctCTTTAGCTATCGGTGTGCATTCTggcactgtattttttttatattagttccTTTAATCTTCCCAAACTTTTATacttaaacaaatataatatatttcaaactaatagtaaagtataaaaaatagagtatattatacattatctcctattattcatctgtctttttctctctcaggaTCAATACGACCTCCTTTATGAAGCTGCGGCAATGTATCTGGAAGCCTATAACACGTACGGAAATTTTAACTGAACTAAAACTGACTCTAGGACTAGATGTTTGTCATATTCAGAGACACGCGGGACACCTTTTCTGGCGGAGGTCCTCTTCAGCTATGATTGGCTGAGACGCGAGACAGCTCAGCGGTGATTGGCTGCGGCGCCAGACAGCTCAACGGTGATTGGGTGCGGTGGTAGACAGCTCATGGGTGGCTGCGGCGCGAGAAAGCTTGATGATGGTTGGCTGACAGGCCCGAGAGTCCGAAGTGTCTCTGAATATAAGCGATAGTGGGATTAAGGTAATGATTTGTTGTATGGATCAAGAGAATCGGCTTTATTTatggtgatattaatatatatttgtcttcaCCAACAtccacagatagatggataactagatagatagaggggttaTTAAGTGATTACTGATGCAATTCAGGCATGAAAAGCAAAGAATCTCTAGgtttccaaaaaataatattaattttctgcTGTTTTGTATCAAATGCCTATACTTGCatctctctacctttctatctatatgtatatatatatatatatatatatatatatatatatatatatatatatatatatatatacagatagatagatagatagatagacacatatatatatgtacatgtgtgtgtgttgtaacgtCTATGGAAtggttatatatttctttctctctttctttctcttctttttttttctttttttttttttgctaaatttgGCTAAATGTAGTTCTTGTTCATTTCGTAGATATTGTATATAGTTGATGGACTACGATTATGAATATTTACAACACTCAGATTTCTAGActgatttttttataatgagtatgattcagtattatcattctcattctgtatgttttttctttacttgtctGTTATTTCTCTTCATTTAACTTGTCATCAGGTGTTGTAACATACCAATGTAAATAGTACATAGTACAACTTTATATGTTGTAAGTATATTTCTATACCTCATGCTGTTAACATATCCGTGCAGTTAGGcgatatacttgatatatatctTCAATAAGTATGTTGCACACTTGAATTTCTTCCCTGAGATGTTTTAAGTAATAGGCCTCTACAtgagaaaaaacaatatttgtgATGACAATATCGAATACTTTATTTGAGAAATGTATGTTCTTAacattatgtatttgttatatgtatttgtCCACCGTTGaatttatatgttgttttgtttgttcctaGACATTTAAAGAATTGATTGTAACGAATTTATAAGAGATTTAAAAGAGAATAGATTAAATATTACAAGAAATACAATAAATCTTTCAATACAACCAACGTTTCAGTACCTCGTATTGATCAGAATTTAACACCGAAACGTTTTATTCTCCTGCATATCTTTATTACACCTGATTCTGGATACGTGAATAGTTTCATTTATACGATGCGCCTGTATAAATTCGATCACACAGTACGAAATTCTGGTTACAGCAGGCTAGTGATTTAAGATTTCTACCGTGTTGCTCTGCTGCCATCTGGTAATTTGGCACCATTCCTCCAAACCTGCTAAGGGCCTGGCCATCCCTCTCTACAAAAGGAAAGAGGATCGTAGATCTTGTAGCAAATATCGAGGCATCTACACGGCTCAGCACACCAGACAACGTTCTCGTTCACATCCTTCTGAGGCGTTCAAGGACCACCTACCGAAGTATCAGAGACGAGTAATCTTGATTCtctcctagcaagtccacaatagaccgtatctttGCGCTTCGAGTCACTGTCGAGCACCAACGTGAATTCGGTCATTGGCTCTCTTCTCGGtgcgaatcactctgggagaACCTAAGACCTACAAGGAATTGCAAAGATTTTTGGACCAATAGCAAACCTGTATacttgtactgaaagtgcttCCTCCCTAGGAATCAGCGAGAGAGGTAGAGCGATGTTCTTGCAACAAGGCTTTCCAACACTTTCGTGAAATCGATAATGGGCAGAGCAACCACCCAAGGCCAAAGCGGAACAACAcaaggcaatatcaaggccttgctCTTGAATCAAGACCAAGGTCCAGGATTTAGGGGCCTGCTAAGAGAACCTATCCGGAGGGTTCAGGGCTTTGTGTAACTCCATAATGCAGTTCATGACTTTATGCTGTCAGATCAGGAAGCCAGTAGATGGACTGGTAGGTGCCATGAACTTTCTTAAAAATATTAGTGGGCGGTGCCGATATCCGTGTGGAAGGGCCAAGCTACGTGGCGCGAAGGAACTGgaactgtacgtgtgtgtgtgtgtgtgtgtgtgtgtgtgtgtgtgtgtgtgtgtgtgtgtgtgtgtgtgtgtgtgtgtgtgtgtgtgtgtgtgttgtgtgtgtgtgtgtgagcgcatatacataaacatacacgcacgcacacacacacacacataaatatgtatgtatgtaagcatgcgtGTGTATGACTGAGTGATATACATAACTAcactacatgtatatacaaatacattttggCATTCATAACTACAATGATACTTGCGTGCATGCACAGATACATTTACGCATTCATACATGTGCACctactcatgcatacatacaaatacatgtatgcgtatatttgaacgagagggagaaaaagagcgcggacagcaagagagagagaaaaggagagagagagagagagagagagagagaggaagagaaagcaagagaaagatcgacactgacagacagagacagaggaagagacaaacaaaaatatagaggCACATAAACATATGAACAAATACATGCAGACACGTCATATTGTCGCATCACTACTaaagttattaatattcttatacataataaaatattaatgtggCATTAAGAAACCCTAATTAGCTCTCCAATTTATGGATGACTAATTATCTTTTCCTGTTTCTCATTTCTATTACGAAAAGtgttctttcgttttcctctatCTTTTGACATATATACctccatcatacatacatacatacatacacacacacacacacacacacatatatatatattatatatatatatacatatatatataatatatatatatatatataatattctttatattcttttgttttgctttttgttgttgttgattttatcattatacttcttAGTATAATATCTGTctttaatattgttgtttatttacatcactatatttttcttattattaatacaaccataattatcatttctactactattgttgtgtgtattattattaccattaccattattatcggtattattaatatcgttagcATTTTCAGATTAGTTATAACCATTACCATGActcatttactattactatcaacattatcatcatttattttataattgttattgttattatcaccatcatcatcattggcattattttcattataatgccTAAGgtcattctttatcatcattactattcttatcactataattatctttattattaccatctttgatatcttatcattatcgttattattatcattattattactattatcaatatcattatgattattaatatcattgttattatcattataattattactgcccCTCcttccattaacattatcattatcatcatcatcatcatcattattatcatcatgattattatcgttattattataataataattattattattattattattattattattattattattattattattattattattatcatcattattatcatcatcatcatcatcatcatcatcatcatcatcatcatcatcatcatcatcatcatcatcatcatcatcgttattatcattattatcattattattattaaaatcgttataatcattattatcgttattatcattattattgttattattattatcactgttattatcactattataatcattatcgttattattatcattattattattactattaccaatatcattataattattaatattattgctattatctttataattattactgtccctcctttcattaacattatcattattgctattactattttcactatcatcatcattataactattcttattatcactgttatcattattattggtattattattattactatcaatttctattatcattatctttgttaacattatcattatcattatcatcatcatcattattatcatcatgattattatcgttataataataataattattattattattatcatcatcatcatcatcatcatcatcatcatcatcatcatcatcatcatcatcatcatcatcatcatcatcgttattatcgttattatcattattattgttattattattatcattattattatcactgttattatcaccattataattatcattattattgtcattgttgttaattaattatttactgCCGTTTCAACatttaaggtcattagcagcgtatTTAGAATATAGCGTAGGGTGGGCTTGGAGATGAAGCTATATTGTTcataaggcgatgtttgtggattacCCCGGAATGGTAAATAGTCTAAACAATTAAACATGCCAGACGTCGAAGGCCATTACGATagagtattgtggcgaaaagggggtaaaaattgATTAAAGGGTAACGATTAGGATAATTGGACAGAAtaaggggatgaagaggagaaggaaagggaaaggaagagaaggaaagaccatGCGTGCAAAATGGGCCGAGGTCTAAAAGGCTGAGGGGGAGGGGATCTcctacactgggcctcagtctccgtcgctttagccccccccccccctcccgcccccacgacaacaacgagcaggGAATTGGgggattcttattattattattatcattattattatcatcgttattattgtagctTCGTCGTCTAGTCGTGTGTGTCTGACGCGCCGAGAATATAATAGTCTACGTTAAAACTGGAAAGTAAGGCTGCCCGCACACGAGCAACTTTTTATTGTGAGTTGTCACAACCAAAAAAACTGTcaaatatagaacacacacatcgCTATGGTAGCCCGCACATGGACAACTTTTCCTGAGGCGACAACAAAAAATTGAGAGGGAGTTGCGCTCGGGTCAATTTCTCGGACAACACAACTATTGTTGGCAACTGTGGCCGGCGATAGAAAACGTTATTTTAAATGTGAGCCCGCACACGAGCAACTTTCCGTTGTCGCCACCACCCAGCCTGCTGCTGCCTTGCCCCTTCAGATTTCAGTGGTGAGAGGAAGTGGTAGCTATCATGTCTGTaataaaagatgtatttgactgcGAAACACTCATAACAGAGGTAGAGAAGAGACCACCTCTTTATGATTTCCAGCTGAAGGAATACAGCGATAAGAATATAAAAGAGAAGTTGTGGCGTGAGGTGTGTGAGGCTGTGGTGAGCGATTGGAATATTCTCTCCCctgagcataaaaaagaaaaaggtaagaaacaTATTGTACTTGAAAGGAAAATATCTATCAGGTGGTTCACTTTTATAGCGGTgaccttttatattttgttatactgCCATGAAACTGCTCCTTGGGGACTAGTAAAGTATGATGCAAAGTGATCTCGTACTGTTTTTCCTCTCATGTTACATCTGGTGCCAACACGATCAATGTCATTCATTGGACATTCATACAATGTTTCTTCAAAGTTGACACGCTCATGTATTTTTACGTAGTTGTGTAAAATGCAGCATGCCTTAACTATGACATCACAAAACTCAGGTTTAACATCCAGAGGTCTATGGAAAATTCTCCATGTGTTTGCCATGATACCAAACGTGCATTCAACTGAACGCCTTGCTCGTGACAAACGATAGTTGAAAACACGTTGTTGACCTGTCAGATTTTTGTTTGGATATGGCCGTAGAACATTCTCAGTCAAAGCAAATGCCTCATCACTGACAATAACGTATGGCATGCAAATTCTACTGTTGTCCTTTGGTAGTGGGCATGGGTTTGGAAGCTTAAGTTCCCCAGAATCTAATTTTTTACagaaattagattttttaaacACATTTGAATCACTGGATTTTCCAGTAGCTCCAACATCAATAGCTGTAAATGAACACCCACTGTCAACTAACGCCATGAGTACAATTGAGAAAAACTGCTTGTAATTATAGAAACTAGAACCACAATTATCTGGATTCTTGATGCGGACGTGTTTCCCATCAAGAGCACCAATGCAGTTTGGGAATTGTGTGTTAGCATAGAAATCCTTTGCGACTTGGAGCCAGTCACTTCCACTTTTCTCAGGCATGTAGATGTTCTGCAGGCTTTTCCAGAGTGCTTCACATGTTTCGTAGACAATTTGACGAATTGTTGATTCACCAAGCCGGTACTCAAAGTGAAGCGAAACGAAGCTGTTCCCCGTTGCTAGGTATCTacagaaaaattattaatttcataaatttCAGGAAACCAGCTACAGCGAAGATGGAAAAATCTCCGTGAATGCTTCAGGAGGGCGTTAAAGGATCAAAAAGGCAGGTCAGGAGATGGTGCCGCTAAGAAAAGGAAGTATGTTTACTTTGATCAGCTCCTATTCCTTGCACCAACTTTTAACGAGCGAGAAACCACAGGTAACTACTCAGCACCGGAGGCtaatgataaggaggaagaaCGTGAACAAGGCGACACACCAAGTAATTCTGCAAACGTGAATAACGCACAAAGACCACATAAACCAAGAAAAATCCAAGGAGCTTCCAACAACAGATATGAAGAAGAACTACTTGAAATATTAAGAGGAAAGACTAAAGAAAATTGTGATGAGGATACAGCCTTTGTAATGTCACTAATTCCGAAGTTTAAAAAGTTCAATGATGAGCAAAGATTTGAAGCacagatagaaataatgaaagtgatgagaaGAGTACAGATGATGACGACACAGAT is a genomic window of Penaeus monodon isolate SGIC_2016 chromosome 10, NSTDA_Pmon_1, whole genome shotgun sequence containing:
- the LOC119578077 gene encoding receptor-type tyrosine-protein phosphatase alpha-like — translated: MEKNHITRHPNTQHIFQDAYIAAEHPQLHTMQSMWALVYERRIPVWVLLQSFPENDQEYPSVIPAVERQLVGPFELTLTGLQSYHNFVEYYVEIAVQGSHMASSHMVVLVVMNGWPHDQDLPSSVEPLLAVLERAESLNDPMTSALVTCRDGVTATGVMMALFVLIERIKLFQEVDVYRSVQEVIYARPQFITSVDQYDLLYEAAAMYLEAYNTYGNFN
- the LOC119577666 gene encoding uncharacterized protein LOC119577666, which translates into the protein MSVIKDVFDCETLITEVEKRPPLYDFQLKEYSDKNIKEKLWREVCEAVVSDWNILSPEHKKEKACLNYDITKLRFNIQRSMENSPCKLDFLNTFESLDFPVAPTSIAVNEHPLSTNAMRNQLQRRWKNLRECFRRALKDQKGRSGDGAAKKRKYVYFDQLLFLAPTFNERETTGNYSAPEANDKEEEREQGDTPSNSANVNNAQRPHKPRKIQGASNNRYEEELLEILRGKTKENCDEDTAFVMSLIPKFKKFNDEQRFEAQIEIMKVMRRVQMMTTQIPSTAYHGNTPSTSTCQPYVAVPGMSLNTQRYLPTSGMHHMHQHQIREGHHSTQEFVHTPGYLHNQPYQPQLHHSQENREFQQSASNITTTASSPASEYSLNSGDTDLLELS